From Nyctibius grandis isolate bNycGra1 chromosome 18, bNycGra1.pri, whole genome shotgun sequence:
gctgttgctgcactgcactggagctgcagggcagggagctgagGGCTCTTGTGGCTTGCAGAGGGGACTGAAAGCATCGCTTTGATGGGGACTGAAATCCAGGCCTCTACGGGCTCCTCCGACGGGTGAAAGGGGAGGCACACACAACTCTCCAGAGGAAATCTTGACCCATGCACCCATGTCTGCTGCAGTGACTGGTACAGCCTCGCTGCTCGCCCCAAGGAAGGGTGCTGCCTACCTGGGCAGGTGCTGAGCGTCAGGTAGGACATGTCTGTTGTGGACCACTCCAGCTCAGCTAGAATAACTGCAGAGACTGTTCGCTGGTATCCTTTCCCCTTTGTGTCAAAAGACCGACTCCAGCTCCATAAGTACATGCAGCCAGGTTTAGAGCTCTTGGAAACtagggaaggaagaggggagaggCTGGGTCAGTTGCTGAGCAGTGAAATGCTTCCAGCTGAAGGCAGGCCTCTGGTGAAGGTGGTCTGGCCCGAAGGTGGCTTTTAAGATGTGAGACCTGATACCAGCAGCAACTGTTTCTACCTCCTTTATTTCAGGATCATTGGAGGCTGCAGAGGGATTTTCAGTCCCATGTTTATGTTCCTGAACTGTAGAACAAGCATAAGCTATTGAGAAAGCCCCAGCCCATGCTTTAAGCACTCTCCCAGATGTGGGAACCCCTAGTTTCCCTGCAACAAACCCcctgctgccaccagccctTGGAGCAGAAAGGAGCTCTCCTCCCTTCCACTTTGGCACTGCTCGGCCAAGCGTGCTCTTGGGGATGGGTCCATCTGATTTCCAGTCCTGCTCAAACATGGGTTTGTACCTTTATCTCCCATTTTAGGGCAAGGTAAGTGACTCTGGGAGACAACTCCATTCTGTGTAGCCCCTCAAAAATCCAAAGAGGAGGCACACCCCGGTCAGTCCCTCTGCTCATTGTGCTGGCTTCAGCCTGCTGCACGCTGAGGTGCCCGGCTGTTTTTCTGGACTGGGCTATTGCGTTTGTACTCACCAACGACATCATCATTCAGAAAAGCCAAACCATCAACCCTGTGAGATGATGTCACGCTTCCATCCTCATCAGGAAACTGGAATATGGCTTCAAAAGGCCTAGAGGAGGGGGAAATGAGTCAAGTCCTGAATGGGCAGCAGTGGAAGGGCACTCGGGTACAGAACCCAGAAGGAAATTCATGTGTTAGTGAGTCTCTTGCCAAACTCAGATGAATTCCCACTTGAATGGATGCTTTCAGCCACCTGGGTTTATTAAGACAGCAGAAGGCTGCTTGCTGAAGAGACTTCTGTTTTACTGTATCTGTTTTTCTAGGCATCAGGATCAGTATATGTCAGCAGGGCACAACTTCACATCTTGTAATTTGTTTTCCGTGCTCCCACAGCGTGCCAGTTCCCTGGGTAACCTCACGTACCAGAAGCAGGGTAGGCCTTGCTGTGAGACTGGAACTCGATCCAAGAATTTACAAAATGATACGCCCTTAAGTTTTAGGGTGTTGTATTACAACTCCTGCCAGCCTTCCTTCAAAGCAGCCTGCAACACTGGAGCATCAACACAAGCTCAGGGCTGCTAGCTTTGAATACTCCTTTAGCATTAcactagtatttttttcttgccaccCTAGGAAGGGGAGTATGTTTTAGGTTTGGTAGgacatgctgcttttcttgctcAGCCCTCTTTGGTTAGGAATAAAGCCTTTGCTAGGACTATCTCCTTGTTACGGAAAGCAAGTGCATGCCCCCAGCTTTTGGGTCTCACCTGTTTTTCTGGTCCTTATCCAGTTTTATATTCCAGGCAAAGCAGCCGCCTTCACAGCCAGCCAGCAGGTACTGATCTGGGCAGGTGGGGACCAGGGCAAGCCGTAAGGGAATAGAGAgtgcttccagcagcagcagctggctgcaAAAATCAGAGAACAAGCAGTTAAGTGGTGCTGCGACGTGGTAGTTATAGGCTCCTGGAGTGGCCACATCTGGTTTTTGAACCTTTACCTTGCTTTGAAATTGTAGTCACAGTCTGGAATCCCAATGTCCCAGAGTGCAATTCGCTTGTCATAGGATGCAGCTGTGGgacacagaagagaagcaggTAGTGACACCGCTGCTCATCTGGCTCTTCTCATGCTAGCTGGCAAGTCGACCTGTGTCACAGGCTGTAACACCCTAAGCCTGTGGCATCAGAGAGCTCAttaaagcacagcagcagtCACTGAGGCTCCTGGCTCAACACCACTTCACAGGCATTGTCAAACATGCACCATCAGTAATTTGCATTCTTATCCTGTGCTCTAGGAGGAGCAGATAAAAGTAAGTTGTTTCCTGGTGTCCATTACTAAGTTGCAGCTTCACAAGGTCATTCGTTAGTGCCCCTTTGAGCTCATGTTTCTGGTCATGGGTTCTAGTGGAATCTAAAATGCAAGCTCCAACCTCTACTCTCAGGCAGACGCCTCTTTATTCCACATATCCACAGCTTACTGTGCTCACATCCACTGCAGCTCCCATTGGGAAAGTTAGGAGTTAGGCGCTGATGTGAAGTCTGAAAGACACTTAATGTCTTTGTCACTGAGCTGATTGATATCAGAAACAATCCTAATAGGTGACTCTGAGTAATCTGGATCCTAATCAGATGGCATCCCTCAAACTCAGAGTGAATGGGTTAGTGTCCAGTCCCCAAACAGGCATGCAAAGACTCTCACTTGATTACTATAGATTCTTCTGTGCAATACAATGAGCCTTGCTGTCCCCACCATTATACAGATGTGCTAGCAACCTCCTTATCCCTCTAGGCTTCTGCTCTTTGCACTCCAGAGCTCCTTCTTGAAAAGTATCCACTACAGCTACCcgtggtttaaaaaaaaaaaataaaaaaatccacttttaaTGGTTCATGTAGCACTCTAACCACTCCAGGATGTGGGTAATTGTATGCAAGAGAAACAAtgtgctgtggggtgcaggtGTGGTCTGAATGGCTCTCTAACAGCTTACTTCACAGGCCTGACAATGCAGCTGCAATTTGTAACACGATGGTTCGTTCCCCGCTGGTCTGTAAGCCTTGGCCTCTGTGGGCCCTACTGTGGCAAAGCTCTCCTACATCAGGACCTGCATAAAAATTTCTGATGAGGCACAGAACTCAAAAAGATTTTCATTTATTCAGAAGCAATTAAGCACATAGTtttgctcattaaaaaaaatgaaatccacCAGCCCGTGATACGCTGCATTGCCCCCGCTGCCATGCTTGATGCGAGCCCTGCCAGCTGACCGCTCACTGCCTGGCCCCTAGCAGGCCGAGGCCGCTCTGGCTACCATTCTTCTTACTCATCCCTGCGGAACGGGTCCACTGCTGGGCTTGTTTGTGGCTAATGTGTGCATGACAGCACCCTGAGAGCTACAGAGGGAGAAACAGGAGCCGCTGCGCCTCAGCtaaagagtctggctctgtgcCTGAGACAGTTTGTACCTTCTGTAGATTACTGCCCTATGATACTAACAATCCTCTCTGTgctttttgtatgtgtgtgtggtcTCTACCTGCACCTGCTTGCACTGGTGACAATCACCTCCCCTGGTAAGGAAGCCCAGCCTTTTCTACATTAGGTACCAAAGCTAAAGAGATTCTGAACCAGAGACTTACTAAAGAGGTGAGTTTCTCGAGCTGGGCTGAAGCAGACAGTAGCAATGGGCTTTTTATGAGCCTTTATCTCTCCGTAGCAGAAGTCAGCTGCCACATGAATCAGTTTGACgatccctctcctcccagcagccACCAAGATATTATGAGATTTTTTCCGACTGTCGCTGATTTCCATTGTGAGGGTCGTCCATGCAACACTGAAAAACTCCTAGGGTAGAAAGGAACCAAGAATAGTGTGAAAGAGAACAGCCAGCAGGATGGCTGTTAGCTCAGAGATAAGACAACTATCCCGAGAGCTACCCTGGTGAAATGACACGACTATTCAAGCTGGAGCATAGAATCTCAAGACAACCCTCAGAAGAACACAGACTATCAAAACAGGATGTTTATTCCTCCATGCTGTCAAGCAGTCTTAGCAGCGTGGATACACATACGTATGCCTGTGTCAGAAGAGAGGCAGGGTAATCTTTTAacctaacaaaaaaataaaaccaaaccaggCTAAAAGGATAAGCCAGAAATGTTTACTAGCCGTCTTCATCCTTTTAAGACCTGCCCACACTAATGCCTGAAACCCTTTCAGAACTCTGTCAGAGATACCATGTATACATGTATGTAATTACAATGGATTACAGTATTTCCATTCAATGCTCACTCTTCCCCCTTGCAACCTACCTCTGTAGGCACCTTATACTTTTTCAGCACCGTCCCCGTCTCACAATCAATCAGACAGACGGATTCCCCTCCACATGTTGCCACAGTTCTGCAGGAGCTCACAATGGGATCTGAAAGATGAAGAGACTAGGTGAGCAGTTCCCAGGTTCAGGGATAACACATGAAGACTGCAGCTTAATCACTGCCTGGTGCTCTCCCAGTCTCCTGTTTTCAAAGTCAAAGAAGAAGTATGTAAGCAAGTCTCTTCCTGACAACGGAGACCACAGCTTGAAGGAGCAGGGGTCTAACGCATGGAGTCTGCTGGGATTCCAGAGCCGGGTGGTTCTGGGAATCCTGCAAACCTCTTTAAGAGCTCACCTTTCCTGGCTCCACAGTCTAGCAATGGCTCGAAGACACAGGACCAGAGCTGCGTTTTAAAATCCTCGCGGCTGTTGCTTTTACTGTGacactgaagaaaatgcaaTGGCTCTGCACTGACATCCTCCTACAATAAACCATCCACATTTAGAAAATTCATTCCCCTGACAGCGTTTTGCCTGTGATTGCCTTGACAGAACCCTCTACTGAACACAGCAATCTGAGTTAAACTAAGTATTTTTCACCCCTTCTGTGCTACAGAGAACAGGAGAGACTGAGGTGCCACCAATGCTCAAGAGACTCCTAAAGCAGCAGGCAACTGTTTAGAAAAGACGTGCCCAGCAGACCTCAGCAGTGAACCCCAtttcctgctgcagagaaatgtgaaaaacCCTTTAGATCCCCCTTGGTCTGAGCTGAGGGGGAAACACCTTTCCCCATGCAGCCATCAGTTTGACCTGAGAGCAAGCCATGCCAGTCCCATTTCTAAGAAGGGGCTTTCAGTGCACCACCTCAGAGCGCTGGTCCATCCATCCCCTGCAGGGGATTCACTGTCTCCAGGGGGGGCCTTCCCTGATGGCTCTGAGAGATtgaaaacaacaagaaaaaccacaaaacaacaaacGTAACTCACAATGTATCTGGCCAATTATGAGCTCCAAGCTGTGTAGAGCTCTGATGAAATCTGAATGCGGCTCCTCCCACTAAACCAAGAGGCTGAAAGCCAGTCCCAAGGGGGCTGATGAACATACCTTGCCCTTGGAGTTCTTCACTGGGGTCAAGCTAACAACTCCGTTGTCCTGCTCCTGGTTTTTCTGTTCCCCTGTCAGCTGGCTGGATCTTCTGTTGCTTTGCCCCTTGGGAAACTGCTCTCCATTCTTATGTGTCCCTTCAGTTCCCTGCTCAGGGATTGCCTCTTTGGCTGGCTGGTTCGATGTTCTTGGTTTATCAGGAGCTGGATCATCCTGCACATGACTGGATTTTCTGGGATTAGCAACAGCCTCCTCCTCCATGTTTGCCTGGGACTTGGATCTCTTGTTTCTAGCGCCGAGTTTTGAACgattccttttcctctttctgggCGTTACCACGACCTACAAGGCACGTTGTCAGTTTCTGCAGAAGGTTTCTAGCTTCCCTGAGATGTGCAGATGATTTGTAAGTCAGAGTTATTAATTATTCGAATAGAAGTACCCTCCCACAGTTACAGATCGGGTTCCAAGAATCAGAcagcccagagctgcagagTTCCTAGAGGCAGAAGCTAATGAAAATCACACAGCCAGGCTCATTTTCATCTCCCTTCCCTTGTCCCAGTTACTAGCGATTTACATACAAtgtggaaaaacaaatctgGCCCATGGACCGAGGGGGTTCAGTCTGCAGCCATTTCAAAGAAGGCAAGCACCATCACAGTCTGGCCATGCATCAGCCCAGTTCTCTCATTAAAAATACCCCTTCCTCAAAGGAAAGGTGGAGTCAGTAGGACTATACTCATTAAATCTTTTGGGTCTCCTATGAGAATGGAAGCTCTCTCCTCTGGAAGAGCAATTCAACCATCACATTGCTGGGAAAGCTTCAGTCTGGCCATAAAGAACAAGCCTCAGCTGTTGAATACAGGCTGGAGCCTGAGACTGCCCCTACGGTTACCAAAGGGTCATAAATGTAAACCGACAAGTGCTACTGAATTcgtaagaaataaaaaggacatTGCTAATGTAACTGGAAAAATCACCTacctcatcctcatcctcatcctctgCAGCTTCCTTGGGGCTTTCTGTACTGTCTTCCTCATTCTCATCCATCTCCTCCTCTGGTTCAGGATCTGTGTTCAACTCCAGACCCAGTATGCATGCCAGAAACTCTTCTGCAATCATTTTCACCTTAGAAGTAAATACGTGGatacgttaaaaaaaaaacaaacaaaaaaagaagacaaaaagcaacagcagtcAAACTCTGATGTGTAATGACAAGAGCTGGTTTGCTAAGTTTGTAATATCTGCTTCCACTATTCTACATGAATTTCACAAGTGATGGAGGAGTCCTCAGCTGACAGCCTGGCAGGTCAAGTCTTCGACGTTACATGACCCAAGAACTTCACTTTGTCATGGGCAGCCAGGGTACACGTTTGCGAAAACAACAGCACAGCAATGAAACAAGACAAAGGAGAGATGGCAGCCTCAACTGTATGTATGCACATACAACTAAAACATATGTCCAAACTAAATGGTATCCATCCCCACTGGGGGTAACTACAGTTCTGTCAttatcttttctcctttcatacAGCTTCCATCAAGACTAAAGATTGCCATTAGAGTTATTAGCAAATAATTAAGTACTAAGGATATTGCAGTCTTCTTAATTAGTTCAAGTATTAATATTGCtcatgaattaaaaaacaatgtttaaTGACAGTCATTGCAATTTGGTGCACATTTATCCCTAGTGCTTCTGTAACCGTTTAACAAAGCGgtgaagaaaaccagaagaagTGATACCACCTGTCTGCAAGAGCCCTGACACCCTGAACCCAAATCCATAGAGCATTCTCATCAGTCTGTTCGGAATCAGGCTGCAGAGTCCTTGCCTGAAGAACAGAAGGGTAAGTGAAATGTAACCTACCCGCCAGCGGGTGAATTCACTCAGTGAGCTGGGCCCGTATACTACATTGGTTTGTACTGACTGCACGAACTTTTTCTTGATGGACTTCACTTGCTCAGGTGTGTATCTCTCAGGAAGTTGGTCACGGAAGAATTTTTCCCAGTGAGCAGTAACCTAGGCAGAAAGATTCAGTTTATTCAACAGAATACTACAGAAAACCAGAGCAGAAAAGCACAAGAGTACTTGTGAAAGCATTTAAGAAGTTGCCAACGCTGAGGCTCTGCCAGCTGCATGATGGCActgcttccatttatttt
This genomic window contains:
- the LRWD1 gene encoding leucine-rich repeat and WD repeat-containing protein 1, which codes for MSKITTELLLERAVPRSTRLRKIETLNLSKLQLKTGDLDPRLFSRLRHLQKLDLSDNLLDKFPNSLTLPDLRVLNCNNNKLEDVTALKQFPLLEELTYENNVYLTLNDDYKVMFLLQNLRLLNGKDITKLANHVRRVNSRKLTSKVTAHWEKFFRDQLPERYTPEQVKSIKKKFVQSVQTNVVYGPSSLSEFTRWRVKMIAEEFLACILGLELNTDPEPEEEMDENEEDSTESPKEAAEDEDEDEVVVTPRKRKRNRSKLGARNKRSKSQANMEEEAVANPRKSSHVQDDPAPDKPRTSNQPAKEAIPEQGTEGTHKNGEQFPKGQSNRRSSQLTGEQKNQEQDNGVVSLTPVKNSKGKEDVSAEPLHFLQCHSKSNSREDFKTQLWSCVFEPLLDCGARKDPIVSSCRTVATCGGESVCLIDCETGTVLKKYKVPTEEFFSVAWTTLTMEISDSRKKSHNILVAAGRRGIVKLIHVAADFCYGEIKAHKKPIATVCFSPARETHLFTASYDKRIALWDIGIPDCDYNFKASQLLLLEALSIPLRLALVPTCPDQYLLAGCEGGCFAWNIKLDKDQKNRPFEAIFQFPDEDGSVTSSHRVDGLAFLNDDVVVSKSSKPGCMYLWSWSRSFDTKGKGYQRTVSAVILAELEWSTTDMSYLTLSTCPAKDYVFCGDEKGSVWMYNLSNYTTAWSSAKGKRSDKRIPPTQILKWPELRLNGDQLPEVLINNVVSDPTFTYLVVLTSVNITAIWKKS